GCCCACGCCCGGCGCCACCTCTTTGACGTTGCAGGTGAAGTAGCCCTTCTCCCGCAGCCGGTCCGTGATCAAACGAACCCCCTTCGGGACCATGTACCCATCCTTGCGATGGCTGCGGTGGTGGTGGGTTCCGGAGGTGATCTGAAACACTCCGGTCATGAAAGCCGAACGGCTTGCTGAACACACCGGCGCCGTGGTGAATGCGTTGTTGAAACGCACGCCCTCGGCCGCCAACCGGTCGATGTTCGGCGTCCGCATCTGCGGGAAGCCATAACAGCCCAATTGGGAGCCCATATCTTCGCCAGTCAGCCAAATGATATTCGGGGGCTGGTTCACTCGTTGAAGGAAGGCTGGCGCGGCAAGGACGCTACGCCGCGACAGGGAAACGGAACGTTGCATCGGTCCCCTCATCATACGACGGCTGCCCCTGATCGTACGAGGCCCGAATGTTACGATGAAGAATCCCCGCGATGTCCGACACCATTCCCGGCGTGCTCAGCCGCATTGTCGCCCACAAAAACGACGAGCTTGCCGGCCGTGTGTCTACACGCGACTCGCTCGAAGAGGCTGCCTCCGCCCGCCGTGCTGCTCGCCGTGATTTCCACGCCGCCCTTGCCGCGCGCCGGCCTTCGATCATCGCCGAAGCCAAGAAAGCCTCGCCCTCCAAAGGGCTGCTCGCCCCCGATTTCGACCCCGCCCGCATCGCCCGCGCATACGCTGAGGGAGGCGCGTCCTGCCTCTCCGTCCTCACGGACGAGCGCTTCTTCCAGGGCTCCCTCGCCGACCTCGAAGCCGCCCGCGCCGCGTGTCCCCTCCCCGCCCTCCGCAAGGATTTCACTCTCTCCGAATTCCACGTCGTCGAGGCCGCCGCGCATGGCGCAGACGCCATCCTGTTGATCGCCGCCATCCTCTCCGCCGGTCAGATGACCGCCCTTCGCGAACTGGCTGAAAAGCATGGAATGGCCGCGCTCGTCGAGGTCCACGACGAAGAAGAACTGCTCAAGGCCATCGACTCCGGCGCCGCCATCATCGGCGTCAACAACCGGAATCTCCACGATTTCTCGGTATCTCTGGAAACCTCCCTCCGCCTCGCCGACCTCATTCCCGAACCTACGCTTCGCGTCAGTGAAAGCGGGATCCATTCGCCGGACGACGTCCGCCGCCTGCTCGATGCAGGCTATCAATCGTTCCTCGTCGGTGAACACCTCATGCGCTCCGGCGACCCGGTCGCCGCCTTGCGCGCCCTCACGGCGGCATGATGATCAAGATTTGCGGCATCACCAACGCCGCCGACGCCCGGCAAGCCGTTGAAGCGGGCGCGGGCGCTCTTGGCATCAACTTCTGGCCGCGCAGTCCTCGTTTCTGCCCGGTCCAAAGCGCCCTGGGGTTCGTTCCCTCCATTCCGGAAGGGGTTCTCCGCGTTGGTGTGTTCGTGAATGAATCCGCCGAAACCATCGGTGAGACCTGCCGCCTGCTCCACCTCGACGTCGCCCAGCTCCACGGTACGTGCCAGCCGCCACCGGGCGTCCGCACCTGGAAGGCCATCGCGGTCGACGTGAAGTTTGCTTCGGCAGCACTCGACGACCCGGCGCACGAGGCCTTCCTCGTCGACGCCCCCGCCGGCCAACTCCATGGCGGCTCCGGCCGGGTTTTCGACTGGAACCTCGTCCGCGGCGCCGGGCGCCCCATCGTCCTTGCCGGCGGACTCGGCCCCGACAACGTCGCCCGCGCCATCGCCACGGCCCGCCCGTGGGGAGTCGACGCCTGCTCGCGGCTGGAAGCCGCGCCCGGAATCAAGGATCATCAGAAGGTGGCCGCCTTCATCAGCGCGGCCCGCCGGGCAACCGAAAGTCTTCAACCATGAACCAACCACCCATCGAATCGCAGCCGGACGCCGGGGGCCATTTCGGTCCCTACGGCGGCCGCTTCGTCCCAGAGACACTGATGTCGCCGCTCGAAGAGGTGGAACAGGCGTGGCGCAAGTCACGTGAGGACCGGGCGTTTCAGTCTGAACTGAAAGAGTTACTTGAGAAGTTCGCCGGCCGCCCCACGCCCCTCTATCTCGCCCGGCGCCTGTCGGACTCCCTCGGCGGCGCGCGCATCTATCTCAAGCGCGAAGACCTGCTCCACACCGGCGCTCACAAGATCAACAACTGCCTCGGCCAGGTGCTGCTCGCCCGACGCATGGGCAAAAAGCGCGTCATCGCCGAAACCGGAGCCGGACAGCACGGCGTCGCCACCGCCACCGTCTGCGCATTGTTCGGGCTCGACTGCACCGTCTACATGGGCGAAGAGGACATGCGCCGGCAGCGCCTCAACGTCTTCCGCATGCGCCTCCTCGGGGCCAAGGTCGTCGGCGTCGCCGCCGGAAGCCGCACCCTCAAAGACGCTATCAGCGAGGCCATGCGGGACTGGGTCACCAATGTCGAAACCACGCACTATCTGCTCGGTTCCGCACTCGGCGCGCACCCCTACCCGGTGATGGTCCGCGACTTCCACCGCTGCATCGGCGACGAAGCCCGCGGCCAGATCCTCGAAGCCGAAGGGCGTCTCCCGGATTCCTGCATCGCCTGTGTCGGGGGCGGCAGCAACGCCATCGGCCTGTTCTATCCATTCATCGCCGATACGTCCGTACGCCTCGTCGGTGTCGAGGCCGGCGGCCGCGGCGGTGAACTCGGCCACCACGCCGCGCGCTTCTCCGGCGGCTCCCCGGGCGTTCTCCAAGGCACGCGCAGCTATTTGCTACAGGACGCCGACGGCCAGATCGCCCTCACTCATTCCGTCTCGGCCGGGCTCGACTACGCGAGCGTCGGCCCCGAGCACGCCTGGCTGCATGACCGCCAGCGCGCCGAGTACGTGAACTGCTCCGACAAGGACGCCCTCGCCGCCGCGCTCCGTCTTTCCCGCACCGAAGGAATCATCCCGGCGCTCGAATCCGCGCATGGAATCGCTGAAGCCATCCGCCGCGCGCCTTCCGAACCCGGCGCCGTCTACATCGTCAACCTCTCCGGCCGCGGCGACAAGGATATCGATATTTACCGCGAAAACTTCCCCGAGCTCGACGAGGCAGCTCGATGACCCGTATCGCCACGCGCTTCGAAGCCCTCCGGGACAAAGGCCACCGCGCCCTCGTCGCCTATGTCACCGCGGGCGACCCGACGCCGGAACGTACGCCGTCCATCGTCGCCGCGCTTGAACGTGGCGGCGCCGACATCATCGAACTGGGCGTACCCTTCTCCGACCCCGTCGCCGACGGCCCCGTCATC
This DNA window, taken from Bryobacteraceae bacterium, encodes the following:
- the trpC gene encoding indole-3-glycerol phosphate synthase TrpC, whose translation is MSDTIPGVLSRIVAHKNDELAGRVSTRDSLEEAASARRAARRDFHAALAARRPSIIAEAKKASPSKGLLAPDFDPARIARAYAEGGASCLSVLTDERFFQGSLADLEAARAACPLPALRKDFTLSEFHVVEAAAHGADAILLIAAILSAGQMTALRELAEKHGMAALVEVHDEEELLKAIDSGAAIIGVNNRNLHDFSVSLETSLRLADLIPEPTLRVSESGIHSPDDVRRLLDAGYQSFLVGEHLMRSGDPVAALRALTAA
- a CDS encoding phosphoribosylanthranilate isomerase; protein product: MMIKICGITNAADARQAVEAGAGALGINFWPRSPRFCPVQSALGFVPSIPEGVLRVGVFVNESAETIGETCRLLHLDVAQLHGTCQPPPGVRTWKAIAVDVKFASAALDDPAHEAFLVDAPAGQLHGGSGRVFDWNLVRGAGRPIVLAGGLGPDNVARAIATARPWGVDACSRLEAAPGIKDHQKVAAFISAARRATESLQP
- the trpB gene encoding tryptophan synthase subunit beta; translation: MNQPPIESQPDAGGHFGPYGGRFVPETLMSPLEEVEQAWRKSREDRAFQSELKELLEKFAGRPTPLYLARRLSDSLGGARIYLKREDLLHTGAHKINNCLGQVLLARRMGKKRVIAETGAGQHGVATATVCALFGLDCTVYMGEEDMRRQRLNVFRMRLLGAKVVGVAAGSRTLKDAISEAMRDWVTNVETTHYLLGSALGAHPYPVMVRDFHRCIGDEARGQILEAEGRLPDSCIACVGGGSNAIGLFYPFIADTSVRLVGVEAGGRGGELGHHAARFSGGSPGVLQGTRSYLLQDADGQIALTHSVSAGLDYASVGPEHAWLHDRQRAEYVNCSDKDALAAALRLSRTEGIIPALESAHGIAEAIRRAPSEPGAVYIVNLSGRGDKDIDIYRENFPELDEAAR